From Ischnura elegans chromosome 13 unlocalized genomic scaffold, ioIscEleg1.1 SUPER_13_unloc_1, whole genome shotgun sequence, a single genomic window includes:
- the LOC124172400 gene encoding uncharacterized protein LOC124172400 encodes MLYTYDPAGISTYVSDPLATDELSNPVTYKCPSVKEYHISDDEDGYRLNDCTDGASSKLIHQDISGQSDPVTYDCSSVKNDQISDDEEENVVNDCSDGFTSNQVHQDSSNQPITLTASHGEKVDTQGTGAMVEDLEWTLIGVKKEPSLEENAQLTLGKDGEPVESFTIAQESTTKAFGHHPQRAGVLSNNHLYGCLQMSLITPWSPQHPFHSRLEPCHRHHQWATKFRPIPDETTY; translated from the exons ATGCTGTACACATATgatccagcaggaatttcaacttatgtgtcagacccattggccactgatgaattg agtaatCCGGTAACCTACAAGTGCCCTTCTGTTAAAGAATATCATATCAGCGATGATGAAGATGGATATAGACTCAATGATTGCACTGATGGTGCCTCAAGCAAACTGATACATCAAGACATTTCTggtcag agtgatccggTAACGTACGACTGCTCTTCTGTTAAAAATGATCAGattagcgatgatgaagaagaaaatgTGGTGAATGATTGCTCTGATGGTTTCACAAGCAATCAGGTGCATCAAGACTCTTCTAATCAG CCCAtaaccttaactgcttcccatGGTGAAAAGGTAGATACTCAGGGCACAGGAGCCATGGTAGAAGACCTGGAGTGGACGCTGATTGGGGTAAAGAAGGAACCATCTCTGGaagagaatgcccag CTTACGTTAGGCAAGGATGGGGAGCCAGTTGAGAGTTTTACGATTGCACAGGAGTCCACTACTAaggcatttg GCCACCATCCCCAGCGTGCTggcgtgctttcaaataaccatctTTATGGATGCCTTCAGATGAGTCTAATCACACCATGGTCTCCGCAGCACCCATTTCATTCCAGACTTGAGCCGTGCCATCGACACCATCAATGGGCCACAAAATTCAGGCCAATTCCGGATGAGACGACTTACTAG